The Sinomonas sp. P10A9 genome contains the following window.
CGAGATCCTCCCCGGCAAGGCGAACCGTGGCCGCGTCAACCGCGGCAGCACGGTCCGGGCCCGGGACCTCCTGGGCATCGCGCGGACCGTCCTGTTCGCGCCGGAGGACCTCGGTCTCCTCAAGGGCGACCCGTCGGCGCGGCGGCGGTTCCTCGACGACCTGCTCACCGTGCTCCTCCCCCATCTGGCCGGGACCAAGGCCGACTACGACCGCGTCCTCAAGCAGCGCAACGCTCTGCTCAAGAGTGCCAGGTCCGCGCGATTCTCCCGGCGCGGGTCCGCCATGGATCCCATGGACTCTGCGGGCGGGGCGAGCGTCGCGTCGACCCTTGATGTGTGGGACAGCCATCTGGCGCGGGCCGGGGCACGTCTGCTCGCCGCTCGGGTGAAGCTCGTCGAGCGGCTGGTCCCGCACATCGATGCCGCCTACGCGCAGCTCACCGACGGTTCCAAGGTGGCTCGCGCCGTCTACCGCTCGAGCCTCGAAGGGGCGGTTCCCGACGAGGAGGAGACGCACGACGGCGACCACGCGCCGTCGTCCGTCGCGTCACCTCGGGTGGGAGCTCAGGGCGCGGACGGCGCTGATGGCGGCGGACTCTCGGGACTCGGCGTCGACGAGATCGCCGACCGGTTCCTCGGAGCGCTTGCCCAGGCACGTCCGCGCGAGCTGGAACGCGGGCTAACGCTCGTGGGCCCGCACCGTGACGACCTCGAACTCCTGCTCGGCGACGCCCCGGCGAAGGGGTTTGCCTCGCACGGCGAGACATGGTCGTTCGCGCTCGCGCTGCGATTGGCCTGCTACTACGTCATGCTGGACGACTCGACCGTTCCCGGAGACGAGCCGATCCTCATCCTGGACGATGTGTTCGCCGAACTCGACGCAGCCCGTCGTGCACGGCTCGCCGGGATCGTGGCGAAGGCCGAGCAGGTCCTCGTGACCGCAGCGGTCGACGCGGACATTCCGGCTGAGCTGGGCGGCCGTCGGATTCAGGTGGTTCCGGGGGCCATCGTGGATGCGGACGTGGTCGCCAGAGGCGACGGCGATGTCTGACTCCGGGCCCCGGGAAGGCGCCGAGCCCTCGGCCGAGCGGCTCGACGCCGCGCGCGCTGCGCTGAACCGCGTCCGGCAGGCCGCCGAGGCGCGCGGCGAGGTCCGCATGCGCGCGACGGGACCGCTCGTGCGCGATCCGAACGCGCCCCGGGCCAGGAATGCGAGGGGCCGGGGCGCCGCGGGGTACAGCGGGCGCGATCCGCAGGGGCTCGGCGCCGTCGTGAACCGCATGGTGGCCGAGCGCGGCTGGAACTCCCCTGTTGCGGTGGGATCGGTCATGTCCCGGTGGCGCGAGCTCGTGGGACCGGAGATCTCCGCGCACTGCACGCCCGAGAGCTTCGAAGGCACGGATCTGCGCGTCCGGTGCGATTCGACCGCGTGGGCGACTCAGCTGCGGCTCCTCGGACCGTCGCTCCTGGACCGGTTCAGGCGTGAGCTCGGGGACGGGATCGTGACCCGCATCCAGGTAGTCGGCCCCACACCCCCCAGCTGGCGCAAGGGCCCGCGCACTGTGCGCGGGCGCGGGCCCCGGGACACCTACGGCTGATTCGGTGGACGGCGCGTGAGGCGCTCAGAAAGCCGGGAGGCACACTCCCCCTTTGTGGGGCCTCGATGGGGCGCGCCACGACGCCTTTGCAGGCCTCCCAGCGGGCATTCACCGTGGCGCTGTCCGTCCGGGCACGGATGAACCGGTAGAATCGACATGTTAAGCCCGCCGAACCGAGTCGAACTGAAGAGGGGTCGAAAACGCCTGTGGCTGACGAGAGTCCAGTGGACCCAAACACGCATCAGCAGCACGACGCGCCGGAGGGAGTGGCGCCCTCCCCTGCACCAGATTCCTCGGGGTCCCGCTCGGGATCGAAGGACTACGGCGCCAGCAGCATCACGGTTCTCGAGGGACTCGAGGCCGTCCGCAAGCGTCCGGGCATGTACATCGGCTCGACCGGCCCCCGCGGCCTCCACCACCTTGTCTACGAAGTCGTTGACAACTCGGTCGACGAGGCACTGGCAGGGTACTGCGACCACATCCAGGTGACCCTCCAGGACGACGGCGGCGTGCGAGTCGAGGACAACGGCCGCGGCATCCCCGTGGATGTCCATCCCACGGAGGGCAAGCCCACGGTCGAGGTCGTCATGACGATCCTCCACGCGGGCGGCAAGTTCGGTGGCGGCGGGTACACCGTCTCCGGTGGTCTGCACGGCGTCGGCATCTCCGTGGTCAACGCCCTCTCGACCCGCGTCGACACAGAGGTGCGCCGTCAAGGCCACGTGTGGCGCATGTCGTTCCGCGACGGCGGGCACCCAGTCGGGGGCCTCATCGAGGGCGAGGCAACGGACGAGACCGGGACGATCCAGACGTTCTACCCGGACCCGTCGATCTTCGACGCCACCGTGTTCGACTTCGAGACGCTGCGCGCCCGCTTCCAGCAGATGGCCTTCCTCAACAGGGGCCTGCGGATCACGCTCACGGATGAGCGCCGCGGCGACGAGGAGGAGAGCGAGCTCGCGGGCGAGGAGGAACTCACCTCCGGCACACCCGCGGAGGCTGCGGCGCGCAAGCACCGGGTCGTCGACTACAAGTACGACGACGGGCTTCTGGACTACGTCAAGAACCTCAACTCGTCGAAGAAGATCGAGGTTATCCACGAGGAGGTCATCGCGTTCGAGAGCACGGACCACGAGCGCAAGATGGCCCTCGAGGTGGCGATGCAGTGGACCACGGCGTACGCCGAGTCCGTGCACACGTACGCGAACACAATTAACACGCATGAGGGCGGCACCCACGAGGAGGGCTTCCGCGCCGCGATGACCTCCCTCATGAACCGGTATGCGCGCGAGAAGGGCATCCTCAAGGACAAGGATGACAACCTGACCGGCGACGACGTCCGCGAAGGCCTCACCGCCGTCATCAGCATCAAGCTCGCCGAGCCGCAGTTCGAGGGCCAGACGAAGACCAAGCTCGGCAACTCCGAGGCGAAGGGATTCGTCCAGCGAGTCGTGACCGACCAGCTCGGCGACTGGCTCGAGCGCAACCCGGGTCCGGCCAAGGACGTGATCCGCAAGGCTCTCCAGGCCTCGCAGGCCCGCATGGCCGCGCGCAAGGCCCGCGACAACGCGCGCCGCAAGAGCCCGCTCGAGTCCTTCGGCATGCCGGGCAAGCTCTCGGACTGCTCGAGCAAGGATCCGTCGCGCTGCGAGGTCTACATCGTTGAGGGCGACTCGGCCGGCGGCTCCGCCAAGCGCGGGCGGGATCCCGAGACGCAGGCCATCCTGCCCTTGCGCGGCAAGATCCTCAACGTCGAGCGTGCCCGGTTGGACAAGGCGCTCGGGAACGCCGAGGTCCAGTCCATGATCACCGCCTTCGGCTCCGGGATCGGCGAGGACTTCGACGTCTCCAAGCTGCGCTACCACAAGATCGTCCTCATGGCCGATGCCGATGTGGACGGTCAGCACATCACGACCCTTCTCCTGACGCTCCTGTTCAGGTACATGCGCCCGCTCATCGAGAACGGCTACGTGTTCCTGGCCCAGCCGCCGCTCTACCGCATCAAATGGTCCAACCACGCGCATGACTACGTGTTCAGCGACCGCGAGCGTGACGAGGCCGTCCGGACGGGCGTCGCCAACGGCCAGCGCCTGCCCAAGGAGAACGGCATCCAGCGCTACAAGGGCCTTGGCGAGATGGACTACACCGAGCTCTGGGACACGACGATGGACCCGGACCGGCGCACCCTCCTGCAGGTGACCATGGAGGACGCCGCGGCCGCAGACCAGACATTCTCCGTGCTGATGGGCGACGACGTCGAGTCCCGCCGCCATTTCATCCAGCAGAACGCCAAGGACGTCCGGTTCCTGGACATCTGATCTCGGGCACCAGAAGCAAGTAGACCGGACAAGAGGAGAGAAGCTGTGAGCGACGAGACTCCCGAGAACCCCACCGGACTTCCCGGGGACCCGACTTTCGATGCCGAACTCGGGCCGGAAGGCCCGGCCAACGGGGGCGCCGACCGCATCGAGCAGGTCGACCTGCAGACCGAGATGCAGCGGTCCTACCTCGACTATGCGATGGCCGTCATCGTGGGCCGCGCGCTGCCCGATGTGCGCGACGGCCTCAAGCCCGTGCACCGCCGCGTCCTCTACGCGATGTACGACGGCGGGTACCGCCCCGACCGCGCGTTCAACAAGTGCGCCCGCGTCGTCGGCGACGTCATGGGCACGTACCACCCCCATGGCGACATGGCGATCTATGACGCCCTCGTCCGCCTGATCCAGGACTGGGTCATGCGGTATCCGCTCGCCCTGGGCCAGGGCAACTTCGGCTCCCCCGGCAACGACGGCGCGGCCGCCCCCCGGTACACCGAGACCAAGATGGCCCAGCTGGCCATGGAGATGGTCCGGGACATCGACGAGGAGACCGTCGACTTCCAGGACAACTACGACGGCAAGAACCAGGAGCCCACGGTCCTGCCGGCCCGGTTCCCGAACCTGCTCGTCAACGGCTCCTCGGGCATCGCAGTCGGCATGGCCACGAACATCCCGCCGCACAACCTGCGCGAGGTGGCCGAAGGCGTCCAGTGGTACCTCGAGAACCCCGAGGCCACCCGTGAGGAGCTCCTCGAGGCCCTCCTGACCCGCATCAAGGGCCCGGACTTCCCCACTGGCGCGACCATCCTGGGCCGCCGGGGCATCGAGGACGCCTACCGGACGGGCCGCGGCTCGATCACGATGCGCGCCGTCGTGAATGTCGAGGAGCTCCAAGGCCGCACGTGCCTCGTGGTCACCGAGCTGCCGTACATGGCCAACCCGGACAACCTCGCCATGAAGATCGCCGAGCTGGTCAAGGACGGGAAGATCGGCGGGATCGCGGACCTGCGCGACGAGACGTCCGGCCGCACCGGCCAGCGCCTCGTGATCGTACTCAAGCGCGACGCCGTGGCGAAGGTTGTGCTGAACAACCTGTACAAGCACACGCAGCTGCAGGACAACTTCGCCGCGAACATGCTCGCGATTGTCGACGGCGTGCCGCGCACCCTCTCGCTCGACGCGTTCGTCCGGCACTGGGTTACCCACCAGGTCGACGTCATCGTCCGCCGCACGCAGTACCGGCTGCGCAAGGCCGAGGAGCGCATGCACATCCTGCGCGCGCTGCTCAAGGCTCTGGACATGCTCGACGAGGTCATCGCGCTCATCCGCCGCTCCCCCACGGTCGAGGAAGCACGCTCGGGACTCAAGTCGCTCCTGGAGATCGACGACCTTCAGGCGCAGGCCATCCTCGACATGCAGCTGCGCAGGCTCGCAGCCCTCGAACGGCAGAAGATCGTCGACGAGCACAACGAGCTCGAGGCCCTCATCACGGAGTACCGGTCGATCCTCGCCGACCCGGCGCGGCAGCGGCAGATCATCTCCGAGGAGCTCGCCGGAATCGTCGACAAGTACGGCGACGACCGCCGAACACGGGTCGTCGCGGGCTTCGACGGGGACATGAGCATGGAGGACCTCATCCCCGAAGAGGAGATGGTCGTCACCATCACGCGCGGCGGGTACGTCAAGCGCACGCGTAGCGACCAGTACCGCCAGCAGCAGCGCGGGGGCAAGGGCGTGCGCGGGGCACAGCTGCGCGGCGACGACGTCGTCGAGCACTTCTTCGTC
Protein-coding sequences here:
- the recF gene encoding DNA replication/repair protein RecF (All proteins in this family for which functions are known are DNA-binding proteins that assist the filamentation of RecA onto DNA for the initiation of recombination or recombinational repair.); the encoded protein is MYVERLSLTDFRSYAQLDLELSAGVTVLVGQNGVGKTNLVEALGLLSTLGSHRVSSDAPLVRFGAERALVRAGFVRGSQRSTLELEILPGKANRGRVNRGSTVRARDLLGIARTVLFAPEDLGLLKGDPSARRRFLDDLLTVLLPHLAGTKADYDRVLKQRNALLKSARSARFSRRGSAMDPMDSAGGASVASTLDVWDSHLARAGARLLAARVKLVERLVPHIDAAYAQLTDGSKVARAVYRSSLEGAVPDEEETHDGDHAPSSVASPRVGAQGADGADGGGLSGLGVDEIADRFLGALAQARPRELERGLTLVGPHRDDLELLLGDAPAKGFASHGETWSFALALRLACYYVMLDDSTVPGDEPILILDDVFAELDAARRARLAGIVAKAEQVLVTAAVDADIPAELGGRRIQVVPGAIVDADVVARGDGDV
- a CDS encoding DUF721 domain-containing protein, whose amino-acid sequence is MSDSGPREGAEPSAERLDAARAALNRVRQAAEARGEVRMRATGPLVRDPNAPRARNARGRGAAGYSGRDPQGLGAVVNRMVAERGWNSPVAVGSVMSRWRELVGPEISAHCTPESFEGTDLRVRCDSTAWATQLRLLGPSLLDRFRRELGDGIVTRIQVVGPTPPSWRKGPRTVRGRGPRDTYG
- the gyrB gene encoding DNA topoisomerase (ATP-hydrolyzing) subunit B; the encoded protein is MAPSPAPDSSGSRSGSKDYGASSITVLEGLEAVRKRPGMYIGSTGPRGLHHLVYEVVDNSVDEALAGYCDHIQVTLQDDGGVRVEDNGRGIPVDVHPTEGKPTVEVVMTILHAGGKFGGGGYTVSGGLHGVGISVVNALSTRVDTEVRRQGHVWRMSFRDGGHPVGGLIEGEATDETGTIQTFYPDPSIFDATVFDFETLRARFQQMAFLNRGLRITLTDERRGDEEESELAGEEELTSGTPAEAAARKHRVVDYKYDDGLLDYVKNLNSSKKIEVIHEEVIAFESTDHERKMALEVAMQWTTAYAESVHTYANTINTHEGGTHEEGFRAAMTSLMNRYAREKGILKDKDDNLTGDDVREGLTAVISIKLAEPQFEGQTKTKLGNSEAKGFVQRVVTDQLGDWLERNPGPAKDVIRKALQASQARMAARKARDNARRKSPLESFGMPGKLSDCSSKDPSRCEVYIVEGDSAGGSAKRGRDPETQAILPLRGKILNVERARLDKALGNAEVQSMITAFGSGIGEDFDVSKLRYHKIVLMADADVDGQHITTLLLTLLFRYMRPLIENGYVFLAQPPLYRIKWSNHAHDYVFSDRERDEAVRTGVANGQRLPKENGIQRYKGLGEMDYTELWDTTMDPDRRTLLQVTMEDAAAADQTFSVLMGDDVESRRHFIQQNAKDVRFLDI
- the gyrA gene encoding DNA gyrase subunit A, producing MSDETPENPTGLPGDPTFDAELGPEGPANGGADRIEQVDLQTEMQRSYLDYAMAVIVGRALPDVRDGLKPVHRRVLYAMYDGGYRPDRAFNKCARVVGDVMGTYHPHGDMAIYDALVRLIQDWVMRYPLALGQGNFGSPGNDGAAAPRYTETKMAQLAMEMVRDIDEETVDFQDNYDGKNQEPTVLPARFPNLLVNGSSGIAVGMATNIPPHNLREVAEGVQWYLENPEATREELLEALLTRIKGPDFPTGATILGRRGIEDAYRTGRGSITMRAVVNVEELQGRTCLVVTELPYMANPDNLAMKIAELVKDGKIGGIADLRDETSGRTGQRLVIVLKRDAVAKVVLNNLYKHTQLQDNFAANMLAIVDGVPRTLSLDAFVRHWVTHQVDVIVRRTQYRLRKAEERMHILRALLKALDMLDEVIALIRRSPTVEEARSGLKSLLEIDDLQAQAILDMQLRRLAALERQKIVDEHNELEALITEYRSILADPARQRQIISEELAGIVDKYGDDRRTRVVAGFDGDMSMEDLIPEEEMVVTITRGGYVKRTRSDQYRQQQRGGKGVRGAQLRGDDVVEHFFVTTTHHWLLFFTNLGRVYRAKAYELAEGGRDAKGQHVANLLAFQPDERIAQVLALRDYQQAPYLVLATKGGLVKKTRLEDYDTNRSAGVIAINLREDDELVSAQLVHQTDDLMLVSRHGQSLRFTADDDALRPMGRATSGVTGMKFRDDDELLAADVVTDDSFVFIVTEGGYAKRTSADEYRVQGRGGLGIKVGKYQEERGHLVGALLVQEEDEALVVMEGGKVVRSSVTGVPAKGRDTMGVIFAKPDKGDRIIAVAKNTERTLSEADEADEASEGSPEGTAERATTGDGEASTEAHAVTLASDSDQTPGGNE